A region of Shewanella psychromarinicola DNA encodes the following proteins:
- the dacB gene encoding D-alanyl-D-alanine carboxypeptidase/D-alanyl-D-alanine endopeptidase: MNSMLFYLTRPRSSYEHQYGRGTQALWLLCAFLVTSQPCVVKATELPNQQSTIQQSINQQPISTPQIDKVAQQPAALYLDSMLQLLKPMHSQLGITVWDMTSQQTVFEYNNQSLMQPASVQKLLTALAATKQLGKEFTYQTRLTTLAEQPLDKSRIDHGIYSGDIYVEFSGDPTFKYQDLRLLLASLSQLGITELTGNIVLTSEQDSQLQAPGWVWDDLGICYAAPISPFIIDKNCVYGRLATEGYNKIANITMMGNRPIEISSDAYFVNPSTTLPIAKPAVKSLTDTGVIPTLLTGSAPQCHLSLSRFDNNRYHLSGCYVGAKSLPLAIAITEPQLYAQQIVAKQLASLGIVHQQPITARKMSTDPQFIAQRYIIASHQSAALPQLLETMLLKSDNLIADSLLKKLGEDYYQAPSDFAQSSQALKTILYSIGIDLSNANIADGSGLSRYNLLTPEHVLSVLTTLYQQPQYRFLLNLLPESGVSGTLRYKRYFNKSPLKNHVFAKTGSMLGIANLAGKVNVSNGHDYLFVLFENGLSPQIKKQQKAPFSAIFLQTMMDVPR; this comes from the coding sequence ATGAATTCAATGCTTTTCTACCTCACTCGGCCTCGTTCATCTTATGAGCATCAATATGGGAGGGGTACTCAAGCCTTATGGCTATTATGTGCATTTCTCGTCACAAGCCAGCCTTGTGTCGTCAAAGCAACAGAACTGCCTAACCAACAATCAACCATTCAACAATCAATCAATCAGCAACCCATATCGACACCCCAAATCGACAAGGTTGCCCAGCAGCCTGCAGCGTTATATCTTGATAGTATGCTGCAACTATTAAAACCAATGCATTCACAGTTAGGCATTACCGTGTGGGACATGACTAGTCAACAAACGGTATTTGAGTACAACAATCAATCGTTGATGCAGCCTGCCAGTGTCCAAAAACTGTTAACCGCATTGGCCGCGACCAAACAACTCGGTAAAGAATTTACCTACCAAACACGATTAACTACGCTAGCAGAGCAACCTCTGGATAAAAGCCGGATTGACCATGGCATTTATTCTGGTGATATTTATGTCGAGTTCAGTGGCGATCCGACTTTTAAGTACCAAGATTTGCGCCTGTTACTCGCCTCCTTAAGTCAGCTGGGCATCACTGAACTGACAGGCAACATCGTATTAACCAGTGAACAAGACAGCCAACTACAAGCACCTGGATGGGTATGGGACGATTTAGGGATCTGCTATGCGGCCCCAATATCGCCTTTCATCATTGATAAAAATTGCGTCTATGGTCGATTAGCCACAGAGGGTTACAATAAAATAGCCAACATCACCATGATGGGTAACAGGCCTATTGAAATCAGTAGCGATGCTTATTTTGTCAACCCGTCCACGACGTTGCCGATTGCTAAACCTGCGGTTAAGTCATTAACCGATACTGGCGTTATTCCCACACTATTAACGGGATCTGCCCCACAGTGTCACTTATCGTTAAGCCGTTTCGATAATAATCGTTATCATCTCAGTGGCTGTTATGTTGGGGCTAAATCATTACCGTTAGCGATAGCCATTACGGAACCACAACTTTATGCTCAGCAGATTGTGGCTAAACAACTTGCCTCTTTAGGCATTGTGCATCAGCAACCTATTACGGCGAGAAAAATGAGTACGGATCCGCAATTTATTGCTCAACGGTACATTATCGCCAGCCACCAATCTGCAGCCTTGCCTCAATTGCTCGAAACCATGTTACTCAAATCAGATAATTTAATTGCCGACAGTTTACTCAAAAAACTGGGTGAGGATTATTATCAGGCGCCAAGTGACTTTGCCCAAAGTAGCCAAGCATTGAAAACCATTCTTTACTCGATAGGCATCGATTTATCCAACGCAAACATCGCCGATGGCTCAGGTTTGTCACGCTATAATTTACTCACCCCGGAGCATGTATTAAGTGTACTCACCACCCTATATCAACAACCACAATACCGCTTTTTACTCAACTTATTACCAGAATCAGGTGTCAGTGGCACCTTACGCTACAAACGCTATTTTAATAAGTCACCGTTGAAAAACCATGTGTTTGCTAAAACCGGCAGTATGTTGGGTATTGCTAACTTAGCGGGCAAAGTTAACGTCAGTAATGGCCATGATTATTTATTTGTTTTATTCGAAAATGGCCTAAGCCCACAAATTAAAAAACAGCAAAAAGCGCCGTTTTCAGCGATATTCTTGCAAACCATGATGGATGTGCCTAGATAA
- a CDS encoding TonB-dependent receptor, with translation MDKQVSSRGTKEKALRLNLDEKKYGTIVEIGAGQEVARNFFVAGAAAGTIAKTMSAYDMKFSDAIYGVQEDGRYVSKARVLAMMEQEFDLVVDRVGAIRSKSSRYFAYATTVSAKSFNRKNECHAWCGVRIQMYPGAEPSNIIVHVRMFDDSAEAQQQALGILGVNLIYASYYYFEDPKQIIDSLTDSLKANRIEIDCIDFQGPYFEDVDNQTKNIHLIRSWKTRAIMFKADGSVAVPADMLYKKNVLTIRGSFKPITKLNVDMIEQGYKAFSTLEGVTDKNTVLIAEISLNDLHGKDANMTEKDIMERVKLLNLLGYNVMISDYTRYFSLRAYFRQYTQLQIGIVVGMINIKQIFDEEFYRGLEGGILEGFGKLFPDNTRLFVYPERDEKGILNDLTTVSVPNNLRYLFRHVLDNGFITSIESSDIDLFNIFSREILQQICRGQGEWVDAVPEPVSKAIMEQKLFGYRG, from the coding sequence ATGGATAAGCAAGTCAGTTCGCGTGGCACAAAAGAAAAAGCCCTTCGTTTAAATTTAGACGAGAAAAAGTACGGCACCATAGTCGAAATTGGTGCCGGACAAGAAGTTGCGCGTAACTTTTTTGTGGCTGGCGCAGCTGCGGGCACGATAGCAAAAACGATGTCGGCCTACGATATGAAATTCTCTGATGCCATCTATGGAGTTCAAGAAGATGGTCGTTATGTCAGTAAAGCGCGCGTCTTAGCGATGATGGAGCAAGAGTTTGATTTAGTGGTTGATCGCGTCGGTGCAATTCGTTCAAAGTCTTCACGTTATTTTGCTTACGCAACAACCGTTTCGGCTAAAAGCTTTAATCGTAAAAACGAATGCCATGCATGGTGTGGGGTGCGTATTCAAATGTACCCAGGTGCTGAACCGTCAAATATTATTGTCCATGTACGTATGTTTGATGACAGCGCCGAAGCACAACAGCAAGCATTGGGTATTTTAGGGGTAAATTTGATTTACGCCAGCTATTACTATTTTGAAGATCCAAAGCAAATTATCGATTCGTTAACCGACAGCTTAAAAGCCAATCGGATTGAAATTGACTGTATTGACTTCCAAGGTCCCTACTTTGAAGATGTCGACAATCAAACCAAGAATATTCATCTCATTCGCAGTTGGAAAACCCGCGCGATAATGTTTAAAGCCGATGGCAGTGTCGCGGTCCCAGCCGATATGCTCTACAAAAAGAATGTATTAACCATTCGCGGATCGTTTAAACCTATCACCAAACTCAATGTGGATATGATTGAGCAAGGCTATAAAGCCTTTTCCACATTAGAGGGAGTAACCGATAAGAACACGGTGTTAATCGCCGAAATATCGCTAAATGACTTACACGGCAAAGATGCCAATATGACCGAAAAGGACATCATGGAGCGGGTTAAATTGCTTAATTTATTAGGCTACAACGTGATGATTTCCGATTACACGCGCTACTTCTCATTACGGGCCTATTTCCGTCAATACACCCAATTACAAATTGGCATTGTGGTGGGCATGATTAACATCAAACAAATTTTTGATGAAGAATTTTACCGCGGTTTAGAAGGCGGTATTCTTGAAGGTTTTGGTAAATTGTTCCCGGATAACACTCGCTTGTTTGTCTACCCTGAACGAGATGAAAAAGGCATTCTTAACGATTTAACCACGGTCAGCGTACCCAATAACCTACGCTATTTATTCCGTCATGTGCTTGATAATGGTTTTATCACCAGTATTGAATCAAGCGATATTGATCTGTTTAATATATTTTCTCGGGAAATTTTACAGCAAATTTGTCGTGGTCAAGGAGAATGGGTTGACGCCGTTCCCGAGCCGGTGAGTAAAGCGATAATGGAACAAAAATTATTCGGCTACCGCGGATAA
- the katG gene encoding catalase/peroxidase HPI, which translates to MDKAQQSQGKCPVNHGGNTSVEDDVMEWWPKALNLDILHQHDRKSDPMEADFNYPAAFKSLDLSAVKKDLIALMTDSQDWWPADWGHYGGLMIRMAWHSAGTYRIADGRGGAGTGNQRFAPINSWPDNVNLDKARRLLWPIKKKYGNKLSWADLIIFAGTVAYESMGLKTFGFAGGRADIWHPEKDIYWGSEKQWLATSDSPDSRYSGERDLENPLAAVMMGLIYVNPEGVDGKPDPLRTAQDIRVTFERMAMNDEETVALTAGGHTVGKCHGNGQAENLQAVPEGAELEDQGLGWLNKTSRGVGRDTVSSGIEGAWTTNPTQWDNGYFELLLNYEWELKKSPAGAWQWEPINIKEEHKPVDVEDPSIRLNPIMTDADMAMKMDPEYGKISQRFYQDPAYFSDVFARAWFKLTHRDLGPKSRYLGTEVPAEELIWQDPVPQVDYSLSEQEINDLKAKILSSGLSVAELVATAWDSARTFRGSDFRGGANGARIRLAPQKGWQGNEPARLQKVLAALTTIQAGLAKSISMADLIVLGGTAAVEKAAHAAGVKVTVPFAPGRGDSTQEQTDIESFEVLEPLHDAYRNWQKKDYIVQPEEMMLDRSQLMGLTAHEMTVLVGGMRVLGTNYDNSKHGVFTDNVGVLSNDFFVNLTDMSYNWKPTGNNLYHIIDRKTGKMKWSATRVDLVFGSNSILRSYVEVYAQDDAKEKFVHDFIKAWTKVMNADRFDLV; encoded by the coding sequence ATGGACAAAGCACAACAATCTCAAGGCAAGTGCCCTGTTAATCATGGCGGTAATACCTCAGTCGAAGACGATGTGATGGAATGGTGGCCTAAGGCACTTAATCTCGATATTCTTCATCAACACGACAGAAAATCAGATCCGATGGAAGCTGACTTCAATTATCCTGCGGCCTTTAAAAGCCTTGATCTTTCTGCCGTAAAAAAAGATCTCATCGCATTAATGACTGACAGCCAAGACTGGTGGCCAGCTGATTGGGGCCATTATGGCGGACTGATGATCCGCATGGCTTGGCATTCTGCAGGGACATACCGTATTGCTGATGGTCGCGGTGGAGCAGGAACAGGTAACCAACGTTTTGCGCCCATAAACAGCTGGCCAGATAACGTCAATCTAGATAAAGCGCGTCGCTTATTATGGCCAATCAAAAAGAAATACGGTAACAAACTCTCTTGGGCTGATTTAATTATTTTTGCCGGTACTGTTGCCTATGAGTCTATGGGACTCAAAACATTCGGTTTTGCGGGTGGTCGCGCCGATATATGGCACCCAGAAAAAGACATCTACTGGGGCTCAGAAAAACAATGGCTTGCCACTAGTGACTCACCAGATAGTCGCTATTCTGGTGAAAGAGATCTCGAAAATCCATTAGCCGCTGTAATGATGGGATTAATTTATGTCAACCCAGAAGGCGTCGATGGTAAGCCCGACCCACTGAGAACCGCACAAGACATTCGTGTCACCTTTGAACGCATGGCAATGAATGACGAAGAAACTGTCGCCCTTACCGCGGGTGGTCACACTGTGGGTAAATGTCATGGTAATGGCCAAGCAGAAAATCTACAAGCCGTTCCTGAAGGCGCAGAACTTGAAGACCAAGGCCTGGGCTGGTTAAATAAAACAAGTCGTGGCGTGGGCCGGGATACGGTTTCCAGTGGTATTGAAGGGGCTTGGACCACTAACCCAACACAGTGGGACAATGGTTACTTTGAGTTATTGCTTAACTACGAGTGGGAGCTTAAAAAAAGCCCTGCTGGAGCGTGGCAATGGGAACCCATCAATATCAAAGAAGAGCATAAACCTGTTGACGTTGAAGACCCATCAATTCGTTTAAACCCCATTATGACAGACGCCGATATGGCGATGAAAATGGACCCAGAATATGGCAAAATCTCGCAACGTTTTTATCAAGACCCTGCTTATTTCTCTGACGTGTTTGCCCGTGCTTGGTTTAAATTAACTCATCGTGATTTAGGCCCTAAAAGCCGCTATCTTGGCACCGAAGTCCCTGCTGAAGAGTTAATTTGGCAAGACCCTGTTCCACAAGTTGATTACAGCTTATCAGAGCAAGAAATTAACGATCTTAAAGCCAAAATATTATCCAGTGGATTGAGTGTTGCAGAGCTTGTGGCAACCGCTTGGGACAGTGCCCGTACCTTCCGTGGTTCTGATTTCCGTGGTGGCGCCAATGGAGCGCGTATTCGTTTAGCGCCGCAAAAAGGTTGGCAAGGAAATGAGCCGGCAAGATTGCAAAAAGTATTAGCAGCATTAACCACTATTCAAGCCGGTCTAGCGAAGTCTATCAGTATGGCTGACTTAATCGTACTTGGTGGTACTGCTGCAGTAGAAAAAGCCGCTCACGCTGCTGGTGTCAAGGTTACAGTGCCGTTTGCGCCTGGTCGTGGGGATTCCACCCAAGAGCAAACCGATATTGAGTCTTTTGAGGTATTAGAGCCGTTGCACGATGCTTATCGTAACTGGCAAAAGAAAGACTATATCGTTCAGCCTGAAGAAATGATGCTCGACCGTAGTCAATTAATGGGACTAACCGCCCATGAAATGACAGTTTTGGTTGGCGGTATGCGAGTCTTAGGTACCAACTACGACAACAGCAAACACGGTGTGTTTACTGACAATGTCGGCGTGTTATCGAATGACTTTTTTGTCAACTTGACCGACATGTCATACAACTGGAAACCTACTGGCAATAACCTATATCACATTATTGACCGTAAAACAGGCAAGATGAAGTGGTCTGCCACTCGCGTTGACTTAGTCTTTGGTTCTAACTCTATACTGAGATCTTATGTCGAAGTGTATGCTCAAGATGACGCTAAAGAAAAATTTGTTCATGACTTCATTAAAGCATGGACTAAAGTCATGAATGCGGATCGATTTGATCTAGTCTAG
- the pgm gene encoding phosphoglucomutase (alpha-D-glucose-1,6-bisphosphate-dependent), producing MAIHQRAGQHALQTDLVNIPKLMSHYYRIIPNVEDVQQKVTFGTSGHRGSAFTSSFNQNHIWAITQAVVDYRHSANITGPMIVGFDTHALSYAAFMSVVEVLTANQVKMLIQKDDGFTPTPVVSQAIVTANAANAANAANPATLIDGLIITPSHNPPQDGGIKYNPPHGGPAEGEITKIIESKANQYLANQLSGVKKVNYGVAVKSGWIDEVDFIAPYVESLAQVIDMEAIKKANIRIGVDPLGGSGIYYWQQIAAHYGLDITLVNDKVDPTFGFMTLDKDGKIRMDCSSPYAMAGLLAYSEDYDLCVGNDPDYDRHGIVCPGSGLMNPNHYLAVAIDYLMTHRPQWSESLAVGKTLVSSAMIDRVCKALGRHCLEVPVGFKWFVDGLAKSTIAFGGEESAGAAFLKRDGSTWCTDKDGFILALLAAEILAVTGKTPAERYQELTAQFGESFYTRIDSPISLKKKAKFEQLNSDSFTDTQLAGEAITAILSHAPGNNAAIGGIKVTTENGWFAARPSGTEALFKIYAESFINQQHLDDIITQAQQMIDQALKG from the coding sequence GTGGCCATTCATCAACGCGCAGGACAGCACGCTTTACAAACGGATTTAGTGAATATTCCTAAATTGATGAGTCATTATTATCGCATTATTCCTAACGTGGAAGACGTGCAGCAGAAAGTGACGTTTGGCACTTCGGGTCATCGTGGTAGTGCGTTTACATCCAGTTTCAATCAAAACCATATTTGGGCCATCACCCAAGCTGTTGTCGATTATCGTCACTCAGCCAATATTACTGGGCCAATGATTGTCGGTTTTGACACTCATGCATTATCTTATGCCGCCTTTATGTCGGTGGTAGAAGTGTTGACTGCTAATCAAGTTAAGATGTTAATTCAAAAAGACGATGGGTTTACGCCTACCCCGGTAGTGTCGCAAGCCATAGTCACCGCTAATGCAGCTAATGCAGCTAATGCAGCTAACCCAGCGACATTAATCGATGGGTTAATTATAACGCCATCACATAATCCTCCTCAGGATGGTGGCATTAAGTACAATCCACCGCACGGCGGTCCCGCTGAAGGTGAAATTACCAAAATCATTGAATCTAAGGCCAACCAATACCTAGCGAATCAACTCTCTGGGGTTAAAAAGGTCAATTACGGTGTTGCGGTAAAATCTGGTTGGATAGATGAAGTTGATTTTATTGCGCCCTATGTTGAATCACTTGCACAAGTGATAGATATGGAAGCGATTAAAAAAGCCAACATTCGTATTGGTGTTGATCCACTGGGTGGCTCTGGTATTTATTATTGGCAGCAAATAGCCGCTCACTATGGCCTTGATATTACCTTAGTCAATGACAAAGTCGACCCCACATTTGGCTTTATGACATTAGATAAAGACGGCAAAATCCGCATGGATTGCTCGTCTCCTTATGCCATGGCAGGCTTGTTAGCGTACAGCGAAGATTATGACTTGTGCGTGGGTAATGATCCTGACTACGACCGTCACGGTATCGTGTGTCCTGGTTCTGGCTTAATGAACCCGAATCATTACTTAGCTGTTGCGATAGATTATTTAATGACCCATCGCCCGCAGTGGTCAGAGTCACTTGCAGTCGGAAAAACCTTAGTGTCTAGCGCGATGATTGACAGGGTTTGTAAGGCGTTAGGACGTCATTGTCTTGAAGTGCCAGTAGGCTTTAAATGGTTTGTTGATGGCTTAGCCAAAAGCACCATAGCATTTGGCGGTGAAGAAAGTGCAGGCGCAGCGTTTTTAAAACGTGATGGCAGCACTTGGTGTACCGACAAAGACGGCTTTATTTTAGCCTTGCTTGCGGCCGAAATATTAGCGGTAACCGGTAAAACACCTGCAGAGCGTTATCAAGAATTAACTGCGCAATTTGGTGAGAGTTTTTATACGCGTATCGATAGCCCCATTAGCCTTAAGAAAAAAGCCAAGTTTGAACAATTAAATAGTGATAGCTTTACTGATACTCAATTAGCGGGTGAGGCGATAACAGCAATTTTGAGTCACGCACCCGGCAACAATGCTGCCATTGGCGGTATTAAAGTCACTACCGAAAATGGCTGGTTTGCCGCACGGCCATCGGGCACTGAAGCCTTGTTTAAAATTTATGCCGAAAGCTTTATTAATCAGCAGCATTTGGATGACATTATTACTCAAGCACAACAAATGATTGATCAAGCCCTAAAAGGCTAA
- the seqA gene encoding replication initiation negative regulator SeqA gives MKYIEIDEELYRFIASKTERIGESASDILRRLLNLSVEDVDISLPKAISQPSLESESLEDRHSVFNQAKAVVEKVIAEQNITGQHYPLDEDISTLVTIDFDAIVNQHLLSQQKGAVGRFMHLLASLETTARSDFDKVLNVQGKGRLYFARSKQALLNSSQSSNPKEIASSGFWVTTNNNTAKKQTILTEVLEHLGCGSERAKSIAEHI, from the coding sequence ATGAAATACATTGAAATTGACGAAGAACTTTATCGTTTTATTGCCAGTAAGACGGAACGCATCGGCGAAAGCGCTTCAGATATTTTGCGTCGTTTATTGAACTTGTCTGTCGAAGATGTCGATATAAGCTTACCCAAGGCCATTAGTCAGCCCAGTTTAGAATCTGAATCGCTGGAAGATCGTCATTCGGTTTTTAATCAAGCTAAGGCAGTCGTGGAAAAGGTCATTGCGGAACAGAATATTACCGGTCAGCACTATCCACTAGATGAAGACATTTCAACGTTAGTCACGATTGATTTTGATGCGATTGTTAACCAACATTTATTAAGCCAGCAAAAAGGTGCGGTAGGGCGTTTTATGCATTTATTAGCCAGTCTTGAAACCACTGCTCGCAGTGATTTTGATAAGGTGCTTAATGTGCAAGGCAAAGGACGTTTGTATTTTGCTCGTTCTAAACAGGCATTATTAAATTCAAGTCAATCTTCTAATCCAAAAGAAATTGCCTCAAGTGGTTTTTGGGTCACCACCAATAACAATACTGCGAAAAAACAAACTATATTAACAGAGGTATTGGAACATTTAGGCTGTGGTAGTGAAAGAGCAAAGAGCATCGCTGAACACATTTAA
- a CDS encoding alpha/beta fold hydrolase yields MHYVSSGQGEAVLLIHGLFGNLDNLKNLGSVLEQQHQVIRVDLPNHGLSEHWDNMDYAQLADAMVDVLDDLYLKQVHVIGHSMGGKIAMAMALLHPERVISLVIADIAPVAYSPRHQTVFAGLTSLILNSKTTRKSALTHLMAAGIDEPTSQFLLKNLQRTDSGFEWKMNLTGLIESYDRIIGWNLPLTNDKHFDKPALFIRGGESNYVTAEYRDEIMRQFPRASAKTLNGTGHWLHAQKPEIFNRIVSEFIEQNQG; encoded by the coding sequence ATGCATTATGTATCTTCTGGTCAAGGTGAAGCCGTCCTGCTTATTCATGGACTGTTTGGTAATCTTGATAATTTAAAAAACCTAGGCAGCGTGCTTGAACAACAGCATCAAGTCATACGGGTTGATTTGCCCAATCATGGCTTGAGTGAACATTGGGATAACATGGATTACGCTCAACTGGCTGATGCCATGGTTGATGTACTCGATGATTTATACCTCAAACAAGTCCATGTTATTGGGCATTCAATGGGCGGCAAAATTGCAATGGCAATGGCACTTTTACACCCAGAACGAGTAATAAGCCTAGTGATCGCAGATATCGCTCCTGTGGCTTATAGTCCGAGACATCAAACGGTGTTTGCAGGATTAACCAGTTTAATATTAAACAGTAAAACCACTCGAAAATCAGCCTTAACCCACTTAATGGCTGCAGGTATTGATGAGCCGACATCTCAGTTTTTACTTAAGAATCTACAACGTACTGATAGCGGTTTTGAATGGAAAATGAATTTAACTGGGCTAATCGAGTCTTACGACCGTATTATTGGATGGAATTTACCATTAACCAATGACAAACATTTTGATAAACCAGCACTATTTATCCGTGGTGGTGAGTCAAATTATGTAACGGCTGAATATCGTGATGAAATCATGCGTCAATTTCCTCGCGCTAGCGCCAAAACATTAAATGGCACAGGGCATTGGTTACATGCACAAAAGCCAGAGATATTTAATCGCATCGTGTCTGAGTTTATTGAACAAAACCAAGGGTAA
- a CDS encoding DUF2788 domain-containing protein: protein MLNQYIEQIEAVGLNLFFASIFFFIGMAIHDVLKQGQVPKFGRFIVWLVLFLGCAGFIAKGIIQMTWEGSGIG from the coding sequence ATGTTAAACCAATACATTGAACAAATTGAAGCGGTAGGCTTAAACTTGTTTTTTGCATCGATATTCTTTTTTATCGGCATGGCTATCCATGATGTGCTTAAACAAGGTCAAGTCCCCAAATTTGGTCGATTTATTGTGTGGTTAGTTTTATTCCTCGGCTGCGCCGGGTTTATTGCAAAAGGTATTATTCAGATGACCTGGGAAGGCTCTGGGATCGGTTAA
- the ybfE gene encoding LexA regulated protein has product MAKETTDRTTIDLFAAETRRGRPRSNPLSREQQLKINKRNQIQRDRANGLKRIELKVSQDLYDALNQQALNSNISRSQLIEFILQQQLDN; this is encoded by the coding sequence ATGGCAAAAGAAACAACAGATAGAACGACTATTGACCTTTTTGCTGCAGAAACTCGCCGAGGGCGCCCGAGAAGTAACCCACTTTCTAGGGAGCAGCAATTAAAGATCAACAAGCGTAACCAAATTCAGCGTGATCGCGCTAACGGTTTAAAGCGAATAGAGTTAAAGGTGTCACAAGATCTGTATGATGCCTTGAACCAACAAGCTTTGAACAGTAACATTAGTCGTAGCCAGTTAATCGAATTTATTCTGCAACAGCAACTCGACAACTGA
- the fldA gene encoding flavodoxin FldA encodes MATVGLFFGSDTGNTEAIAKMIQKKLGKSMLDVKDIAKSTKEQIAEYDLLMFGIPTWYYGEAQCDWDDFFPDLEQIDFTDKLVAIFGCGDQEDYAEYFLDAMGMIRDIVEARGGIIIGNWPSESYNFEASKGMADDKHFVGLGIDEDRQPELTDERVDAWVKQIYEEMCLAELED; translated from the coding sequence ATGGCAACTGTAGGTCTTTTTTTCGGTAGCGATACTGGCAACACCGAAGCTATAGCCAAAATGATCCAGAAAAAACTGGGTAAAAGCATGCTCGATGTTAAAGACATCGCAAAGAGTACTAAAGAGCAAATTGCTGAATATGATTTGTTAATGTTTGGTATTCCAACATGGTATTACGGCGAAGCACAGTGTGATTGGGATGATTTTTTTCCAGATCTTGAGCAAATCGACTTTACCGATAAGTTAGTCGCTATTTTTGGTTGTGGTGACCAAGAAGATTATGCGGAATACTTCCTCGATGCGATGGGCATGATACGTGACATCGTAGAAGCGCGTGGTGGGATCATTATTGGTAATTGGCCATCTGAAAGCTACAACTTCGAAGCCTCTAAAGGCATGGCGGACGATAAGCACTTTGTTGGTTTAGGGATTGACGAAGACCGTCAACCAGAACTCACCGATGAGCGTGTTGATGCTTGGGTCAAGCAGATTTATGAAGAAATGTGTTTAGCTGAGTTAGAAGACTAA
- the earP gene encoding elongation factor P maturation arginine rhamnosyltransferase EarP, with protein MAGFSSKIFDLDINNSLNHWDIFCTVVDNYGDIGVTWRLAKQLVTEYAIPINLWVDDLVSFSHILPMLDPDKAQQNINGVNIFQWNNPLDIKFEAGVVVIEAFACELPSQVKLAIEQLHQHPDTCAPTWLNLEYLSAENWVAGCHGLPSSQANGVKKWFYFPGFSAQTGGLICERELFSQRDEWQADHKHKLALFKQLGLQGINAQDTVISVFSYETQALLALCHLWQASPTPIHALIPKGRSLHSLTSLLPCAIEDLMPGQQFVIGSLTLHILPMTDQNDFDRLLWSCDFNIVRGEDSFLRAQWAAKPFIWHIYPQEDDYHLVKLQAFMQLYCDNLAPEITTTWSEVNLAFNRGNTHAVVMHWQQLNSVNLSLMQHAIKWPINALKDADLASRLVQFVKNS; from the coding sequence ATGGCCGGATTTAGCAGCAAAATCTTTGATCTAGACATAAATAATAGTTTGAATCATTGGGATATATTTTGTACCGTTGTCGATAATTATGGAGACATAGGTGTCACGTGGCGTTTGGCTAAGCAGTTGGTGACAGAATATGCCATACCCATTAATCTATGGGTTGATGACTTAGTGAGTTTTTCGCATATTTTACCAATGCTAGATCCCGATAAAGCACAGCAGAATATCAATGGCGTGAATATATTTCAATGGAATAACCCACTTGATATTAAGTTTGAAGCTGGGGTTGTGGTAATTGAAGCATTTGCCTGTGAGTTACCTTCACAGGTAAAGCTAGCCATTGAACAATTACATCAACACCCAGATACTTGCGCCCCTACTTGGTTAAACCTTGAATACCTTAGTGCCGAAAATTGGGTCGCTGGTTGTCATGGACTGCCGTCGTCACAAGCCAATGGGGTCAAAAAGTGGTTTTACTTTCCCGGTTTTAGCGCTCAAACCGGAGGACTTATTTGTGAACGTGAATTGTTTAGCCAACGAGATGAATGGCAAGCAGATCATAAACATAAATTAGCATTATTCAAGCAGCTAGGGTTACAGGGCATTAATGCCCAGGATACGGTTATCAGTGTTTTTAGTTATGAAACCCAAGCCTTACTCGCTTTATGTCATTTATGGCAAGCGTCGCCTACCCCAATTCATGCGCTTATCCCTAAAGGGCGCAGTTTGCACAGCTTAACAAGCCTATTGCCTTGTGCGATTGAAGATTTGATGCCCGGTCAGCAATTTGTCATAGGTAGCTTAACCTTGCATATATTACCCATGACAGATCAAAATGACTTTGATCGCTTGCTATGGAGCTGTGATTTTAATATTGTGCGGGGTGAAGATTCATTTTTACGTGCTCAATGGGCTGCAAAACCCTTCATATGGCACATTTATCCTCAAGAAGATGATTATCACTTGGTAAAATTACAAGCTTTTATGCAACTTTACTGCGATAATCTTGCTCCAGAAATTACTACTACTTGGTCTGAGGTGAATTTGGCCTTCAACCGGGGCAATACACACGCGGTAGTTATGCACTGGCAACAGTTAAATTCTGTTAATTTGTCTTTAATGCAACATGCTATTAAATGGCCAATTAACGCGTTAAAAGATGCAGATCTTGCGAGTCGACTCGTTCAATTCGTTAAAAATAGCTAA